The following coding sequences are from one Petrotoga sibirica DSM 13575 window:
- the rsmA gene encoding 16S rRNA (adenine(1518)-N(6)/adenine(1519)-N(6))-dimethyltransferase RsmA: protein MKTSEWLKKYDIRLKKGLGQNFLSNSNVSHEIVQKSEIDENDVIIEIGTGNGILTEEIAKNAKKVITFEIDERLKPLLEERFEDSQNVEIHFEDFLNADLSKFKDISKLKYIANIPYYISSRILEKIFEESPKFEYAIFMFQKEFGHRLMAKSKKSYSPLSIFVQTYCTVEKIMDVSRNNFIPIPKVDSVILKFNPLYKYVEEIDPKDFMKFVHMCFSKRRKTIKNNLKGIIPDAEKYLTEVQIDPSSRPEDIPLETYIQLYKMISSKHLM from the coding sequence TTGAAAACCTCTGAATGGCTTAAGAAGTACGATATCAGATTAAAAAAAGGGTTGGGGCAAAATTTCTTATCTAACTCAAACGTATCTCATGAAATAGTTCAAAAAAGTGAAATCGATGAAAATGACGTAATAATAGAAATTGGAACCGGCAATGGAATCCTCACAGAAGAGATAGCTAAGAATGCCAAAAAAGTAATAACTTTCGAAATTGATGAAAGGCTCAAACCGTTATTAGAAGAAAGATTTGAAGATTCACAAAATGTAGAAATACATTTTGAGGATTTCTTAAACGCAGACCTTTCTAAATTCAAAGATATTTCAAAATTAAAATATATCGCAAACATCCCATATTATATCTCTTCAAGAATATTAGAAAAGATATTTGAAGAGTCTCCAAAATTTGAATACGCAATTTTTATGTTTCAAAAAGAGTTTGGACACCGTTTGATGGCAAAATCAAAAAAAAGTTACAGCCCTTTAAGTATATTCGTTCAGACTTACTGTACCGTCGAAAAAATCATGGATGTATCTAGGAATAATTTCATACCAATTCCAAAAGTAGATTCAGTAATATTAAAGTTCAACCCTTTATATAAGTATGTAGAAGAAATAGATCCAAAAGATTTCATGAAATTTGTTCACATGTGTTTTTCTAAAAGAAGGAAAACCATAAAAAACAATCTAAAGGGGATAATACCTGATGCTGAAAAATATCTAACTGAGGTACAAATTGACCCGTCATCTCGACCAGAAGATATTCCCTTAGAAACATACATACAGCTATATAAAATGATTTCGAGTAAACATCTTATGTAA
- a CDS encoding 2-isopropylmalate synthase encodes MRKIKIFDTTLRDGEQSPGVSLTMDEKLAIAEHLSLLKVDVIEAGFPISSSSDFESVKNIAQKIRDVEIAALARANYKDIDCAWEALKEAEQPRIHVFIATSPIHMKYKLKMSEEQVMERALEAVKYAAKYTNNVEFSAEDASRSELEFLYKLFEKVIEAGASVINVPDTVGYVIPQEFGEFIKKIKENTRNIDKIELSVHCHNDLGMATANTLAALKEGADQAEVAVNGIGERAGNAALEEVLMALVTRKDYFEDLVVTQDTTKILKLSNMVSQFTGMVVQPNKAIVGKNAFAHESGIHQDGVIKERTTYEIMKAESIGLNSNKLILGKHSGRHALKEFLTSSGYTVDEETFEKLFLKFKDLASKKKNLNSLDVEALINDELYKTEDYFKLKYLSVTTGNTTLPTATIKITRGEELIEKAACSGDGPIDAIFKAINEIVGEENITLISYKIEGVTEGTDALGETTVKLQIEDEVYVGHSVETDITQASTLAYLNALNKYMAKKLQTTKK; translated from the coding sequence TTGAGAAAAATAAAAATCTTTGATACTACATTGAGAGACGGTGAACAATCTCCAGGTGTAAGTTTGACAATGGACGAGAAGCTGGCAATAGCTGAACACCTTTCTTTGTTAAAAGTTGATGTAATAGAGGCTGGTTTTCCTATTTCTTCGAGTAGTGATTTTGAAAGTGTAAAAAACATCGCTCAAAAAATTAGAGATGTTGAGATTGCAGCTTTAGCAAGGGCGAATTACAAAGATATCGATTGTGCTTGGGAAGCACTAAAAGAGGCAGAGCAACCAAGGATACATGTGTTCATTGCTACCTCTCCTATTCACATGAAATACAAGTTAAAAATGAGTGAAGAACAAGTTATGGAAAGAGCCCTCGAGGCAGTAAAATATGCAGCAAAATATACCAATAATGTGGAATTTTCCGCAGAAGATGCTTCGAGAAGTGAGTTAGAATTTTTGTACAAACTCTTTGAAAAAGTCATCGAAGCTGGTGCCTCGGTAATTAACGTGCCTGATACTGTGGGATATGTAATTCCACAAGAATTTGGAGAATTTATTAAAAAGATAAAAGAAAATACAAGAAACATTGACAAAATTGAATTAAGCGTACACTGCCACAACGATTTAGGAATGGCAACTGCTAATACTCTTGCTGCTCTGAAAGAAGGTGCTGATCAGGCTGAGGTAGCAGTTAACGGAATAGGAGAAAGGGCAGGCAACGCAGCCTTAGAAGAAGTTTTAATGGCGTTAGTTACTAGAAAAGATTATTTTGAAGATTTAGTCGTAACGCAGGATACAACTAAGATTTTGAAACTAAGCAACATGGTTTCACAATTCACTGGAATGGTTGTTCAACCTAATAAAGCAATAGTAGGTAAAAATGCCTTTGCACATGAATCCGGTATTCATCAAGATGGCGTTATCAAAGAAAGAACTACTTATGAAATAATGAAAGCAGAAAGTATAGGGCTAAATTCAAACAAACTAATTTTAGGAAAACATTCAGGAAGACATGCTTTAAAAGAGTTTTTGACATCATCTGGCTACACTGTGGATGAAGAAACCTTTGAAAAACTATTCCTCAAATTTAAAGATCTAGCCAGTAAAAAAAAGAATTTGAATTCACTTGATGTTGAAGCATTGATCAACGATGAATTATATAAAACTGAGGATTATTTCAAACTCAAATATTTATCCGTAACTACTGGAAACACTACACTACCAACGGCAACTATCAAGATAACAAGAGGTGAAGAGTTGATAGAAAAAGCTGCTTGTAGTGGAGATGGGCCAATAGATGCAATATTTAAGGCAATAAACGAAATAGTTGGAGAAGAAAATATCACTTTGATTTCGTATAAGATAGAAGGCGTTACAGAGGGGACCGATGCCTTAGGAGAAACAACTGTTAAACTCCAAATTGAAGACGAAGTGTATGTTGGCCATTCTGTTGAAACAGATATTACCCAAGCAAGTACTTTGGCTTATCTAAATGCATTAAATAAATATATGGCTAAAAAACTTCAAACTACAAAAAAATGA
- the pheA gene encoding prephenate dehydratase yields the protein MKEYRTFKKCSYLGPKGTYSEIAVGKYFSKNVSLIPLQSISDVFEMVQNKEVDFGVVPIENSVEGSVNITMDLLFEKSDIQVVGECVVPIKHFLLSYESLELTQIKKLFSHQQAIGQCSKFIKNRLNNPEIIFTASTANACEIIKDVPGSAAIGSENIVNIYNLKVLARDIQDSKSNSTRFFVIAHSDNFTKFEDPEQNYKTSIICSPKHNEPGVLYNMLKTFKEKNINLTRIESRPTKKQLGEYSFYIDFEGYKEDKDVKTALVKLEKMSSFFKILGSYPKWKERE from the coding sequence TTGAAAGAATATCGGACTTTCAAAAAATGTAGTTATTTAGGGCCAAAAGGGACTTATAGTGAAATTGCCGTGGGGAAATATTTTAGTAAAAATGTTTCTTTGATTCCATTACAATCTATTTCGGATGTTTTTGAAATGGTTCAAAACAAAGAAGTAGATTTTGGAGTTGTACCTATTGAAAATTCTGTAGAAGGTTCTGTGAATATTACAATGGATCTTTTATTCGAGAAATCAGATATTCAGGTAGTGGGAGAGTGTGTTGTACCAATTAAGCATTTTCTTCTATCTTATGAAAGTTTAGAGTTAACACAAATTAAAAAGCTCTTTTCTCATCAACAAGCTATTGGACAATGTAGTAAGTTTATAAAAAATAGATTGAATAATCCTGAAATTATATTTACCGCAAGTACCGCAAATGCATGTGAAATAATAAAAGACGTGCCAGGGAGTGCGGCTATAGGTTCGGAAAATATTGTTAATATCTATAATTTAAAGGTTTTAGCTAGAGATATTCAAGACTCAAAAAGTAATTCAACTCGTTTTTTTGTGATTGCACATTCAGATAACTTTACTAAGTTTGAAGATCCAGAACAAAATTACAAAACCTCGATAATATGTTCTCCAAAGCACAATGAACCTGGGGTTCTGTACAATATGTTAAAAACCTTCAAAGAAAAGAACATAAATCTAACAAGAATCGAGTCTCGACCAACCAAAAAGCAATTAGGTGAATACTCTTTTTATATAGATTTTGAAGGTTATAAAGAAGATAAAGATGTAAAAACAGCATTAGTTAAATTAGAAAAAATGAGTTCTTTCTTTAAAATTCTTGGAAGTTATCCAAAGTGGAAAGAGCGGGAATGA
- the ilvB gene encoding biosynthetic-type acetolactate synthase large subunit has translation MPIHSGARIFVESLLREKVEVVFGYPGGKVIPLYDELYDAPIKHILVRHEQGAAHAADGYARSTGKVGVCIATSGPGATNLVTGLATAYMDSVPVVAFTGQAPTSLIGTDSFQEIDIRGITLPVTKHNYLVTNVKDLAKTIKEAFYIARTGRPGPVLVDLPVDVLKSHADFMYPQSVNLPGYQPTYEGNYVQIKLAAEAINTSERPVIFAGGGVINSNASEQLTNMAIKGRIPVVTSLMGLGTFPEDHELSLKMLGMHGTIYANYAISEADLIIGIGVRFDDRVTGKLETFAPYAKIIHIDIDPAEVNKNVKVDIPIVGNAKNVLDKLIPLIKTIERKEWLEKIKEWKRRFPLNYEYDDNSIKPQYLIEKLDELCDENTVIVTEVGQNQMWAAQYFHFSKPRSFITSGGLGTMGYGLPASMGVQVGNPDKTVINISGDGSFQMNLQELATISSNRLPVKIIILNNGTLGMVRQWQELFFDERYSSTILENPDFVKLAQAYGIKSLRIDQSNDVEMALKEVLNYNGPVLLDVIIPQDENVFPMVPEGASINEMLELKKKKREKEKQGEVA, from the coding sequence ATGCCTATTCATTCCGGGGCAAGAATATTCGTTGAATCTCTTTTGAGAGAGAAGGTTGAAGTTGTATTCGGATATCCAGGAGGGAAGGTTATTCCACTTTATGATGAACTCTACGATGCACCAATAAAACATATATTAGTTCGTCATGAACAAGGCGCTGCACATGCTGCAGACGGTTATGCAAGGAGTACGGGAAAAGTTGGAGTGTGTATAGCCACTTCTGGGCCTGGAGCTACTAACCTAGTTACCGGACTAGCAACTGCATACATGGATTCCGTACCGGTTGTAGCTTTTACAGGTCAAGCTCCGACGAGCCTAATAGGTACAGACTCATTCCAAGAAATAGACATAAGAGGAATCACTTTGCCTGTTACTAAGCACAATTATTTGGTAACTAATGTAAAGGATTTAGCCAAGACTATAAAAGAAGCTTTTTACATAGCCAGAACTGGTAGACCAGGTCCAGTATTGGTAGATTTACCAGTGGATGTTCTTAAATCTCACGCTGATTTCATGTATCCTCAAAGCGTTAATCTCCCAGGATATCAGCCTACATACGAAGGTAACTACGTGCAAATTAAATTGGCTGCCGAGGCAATTAATACATCAGAAAGGCCGGTTATCTTTGCTGGTGGAGGAGTTATAAATTCTAATGCCTCAGAACAACTGACAAATATGGCAATAAAGGGAAGGATACCAGTAGTTACATCTCTTATGGGTCTTGGGACTTTTCCAGAAGATCATGAGCTTTCTCTAAAGATGCTAGGAATGCACGGCACAATTTATGCCAACTACGCTATATCTGAAGCAGATTTGATAATAGGAATTGGAGTACGCTTTGATGACAGGGTAACAGGGAAGTTGGAAACGTTTGCTCCATATGCAAAGATCATTCATATAGATATCGATCCAGCTGAAGTAAATAAAAACGTCAAAGTTGATATTCCCATTGTTGGTAACGCAAAAAACGTATTAGATAAATTAATTCCGTTGATAAAGACGATCGAAAGAAAAGAATGGCTAGAAAAAATAAAAGAATGGAAAAGACGATTTCCGCTTAACTACGAATACGATGATAACAGTATTAAGCCACAATACTTGATTGAAAAATTGGATGAATTGTGTGATGAAAATACTGTAATAGTAACAGAAGTTGGTCAAAATCAAATGTGGGCAGCCCAATACTTTCATTTTTCGAAACCTAGGTCATTCATAACCTCAGGAGGCCTTGGAACTATGGGATATGGTTTACCAGCCAGTATGGGTGTTCAAGTAGGTAATCCCGATAAAACGGTTATCAACATATCTGGTGACGGAAGTTTTCAAATGAATCTCCAGGAGTTGGCTACAATAAGTTCTAACAGGCTCCCCGTGAAAATAATCATTTTAAACAACGGAACCTTAGGGATGGTAAGACAGTGGCAAGAGTTATTTTTTGATGAAAGATATTCCTCCACTATACTTGAAAATCCAGATTTCGTTAAATTGGCTCAGGCTTATGGAATAAAATCGTTAAGAATCGATCAATCAAACGATGTAGAGATGGCTTTGAAAGAGGTTTTGAATTACAACGGCCCAGTTTTACTGGACGTCATCATTCCTCAAGATGAGAACGTATTCCCAATGGTTCCAGAAGGAGCATCGATTAATGAGATGTTGGAACTAAAAAAGAAAAAGAGAGAAAAGGAAAAACAGGGGGAGGTTGCATGA
- the ilvC gene encoding ketol-acid reductoisomerase: MVETFYEKDADLGLLKGKTIAVLGYGSQGHAQAQNLKDSGLKVIIGLKKDSKSKETAQNDGFEVYETSEAVKKGDIIQVLIPDEVQSEVYKKDIEPNLGEGNALGFSHGFNIHFGQIVPPKNIDVFMVAPKSPGHLVRRMYLEGKGVPGLLAVHQNFSGKAKELGLSYAKGIGCTRAGVIKTTFKEETETDLFGEQAVLCGGTTSLIKAGFETLVEAGYQPEIAYFECLNELKLIVDLLYEGGLKKMRYSISDTAQYGDLTVGPKIIDNKVKETMKEVLANIQNGNFAKGWILENKANRPVFNALTEKDNNSLLEQVGEKLRAMMPWIES; this comes from the coding sequence ATGGTGGAAACATTCTATGAAAAGGATGCAGACTTAGGTTTATTGAAGGGAAAAACTATTGCGGTTTTGGGTTATGGAAGTCAGGGTCATGCTCAGGCACAAAATCTTAAAGATAGCGGATTAAAAGTAATTATAGGTTTGAAGAAAGATAGTAAAAGCAAAGAAACTGCCCAAAACGATGGTTTTGAAGTATACGAAACATCTGAAGCAGTTAAAAAAGGAGATATTATTCAAGTATTGATCCCTGATGAAGTTCAGAGTGAGGTGTACAAAAAAGACATAGAACCCAACTTAGGCGAGGGTAATGCACTTGGGTTTTCTCATGGTTTTAATATCCATTTTGGACAAATTGTGCCTCCAAAAAACATTGATGTATTCATGGTTGCTCCTAAAAGTCCTGGCCATTTAGTCAGAAGAATGTATTTAGAAGGCAAAGGGGTTCCAGGATTATTAGCTGTTCACCAAAATTTTTCAGGAAAAGCAAAAGAGTTGGGTTTATCTTACGCCAAAGGAATAGGTTGTACACGAGCAGGTGTCATCAAAACAACTTTCAAAGAGGAAACAGAAACGGATCTATTTGGAGAACAAGCGGTCTTATGTGGTGGAACTACATCACTCATCAAGGCAGGTTTTGAAACACTCGTTGAAGCTGGGTATCAACCAGAAATAGCCTATTTTGAATGTTTGAACGAACTTAAATTAATCGTTGATCTTTTGTATGAAGGCGGATTAAAAAAGATGAGATACTCCATAAGTGACACCGCACAATACGGGGATCTTACCGTTGGGCCAAAAATTATAGATAATAAGGTTAAAGAAACCATGAAAGAGGTACTTGCAAACATACAGAATGGGAATTTTGCAAAGGGCTGGATCTTAGAAAACAAAGCTAATAGACCTGTTTTCAACGCTTTAACTGAAAAAGACAATAATTCTCTTTTAGAACAAGTGGGAGAGAAGTTGAGAGCTATGATGCCTTGGATCGAAAGTTAG
- the ilvD gene encoding dihydroxy-acid dehydratase, translating into MSDNKQRSDEIKKGVSKAPHRSLLYALGLTKEEIDKPIIGIANSANDIIPGHKHLNEICESVKNGVYAAGGLPLAFSTIGICDGIAMGHSGMNYSLPSRELIADSIESVARAYKFDGLVLIPNCDKIVPGMLMAALRLNIPAIVVSGGPMLAGNYRGRKIDLHDMFEAVGARVANKISHEELSEMEMTACPGYGSCAGMFTANSMNCLTEVLGLALPGNGTIPAVFSSRRALATKSGEKIMELVAKDIKPLDIFTEKTVENAFTLDMALGCSTNTALHLPAIVHEAGIDFDIDIINKISSKTPHLCSLTPAGIHHIEDLHYAGGVPAVLKELSKKNLLHLDCLTVTGKTLGENLKTVSYVNHEVIRPIDNPYHKDGGLAVLKGNIAPNGAIVKQIAVSVEMLVHEGPAKVFNKEEEAIKAIYGGKIKEGDVVVILYEGPKGGPGMREMLAPTSALAGMGLDKKVALITDGRFSGATRGSAIGHVSPEAAAGGPIGVVRDGDIVSINIPEKTLNLKISEEELQARLNTFKPLLPKTNGYLDRYSRFVQSADKGAFLE; encoded by the coding sequence ATGAGCGATAATAAACAAAGAAGCGACGAAATTAAAAAAGGAGTATCAAAAGCTCCACATCGTTCTTTACTTTATGCCTTAGGGTTGACAAAAGAAGAGATCGATAAACCTATAATAGGTATAGCTAACTCTGCGAACGATATAATACCAGGACACAAACATTTGAATGAAATATGTGAGAGTGTAAAAAATGGCGTATACGCAGCTGGAGGTTTGCCTTTAGCTTTTTCAACAATAGGAATCTGTGATGGTATCGCTATGGGACACAGCGGTATGAATTATTCATTACCGAGTAGAGAGCTGATTGCCGATTCTATAGAATCTGTAGCTAGAGCCTACAAATTCGATGGATTGGTTCTTATTCCCAACTGCGATAAGATCGTTCCAGGAATGCTAATGGCCGCTTTGAGATTAAATATTCCCGCGATAGTTGTAAGTGGTGGTCCAATGCTTGCGGGAAATTACAGAGGAAGAAAAATCGATTTACACGATATGTTTGAAGCTGTTGGTGCGAGAGTCGCCAATAAGATTTCTCATGAAGAGTTAAGTGAAATGGAAATGACTGCCTGTCCTGGGTACGGGTCTTGTGCGGGGATGTTTACTGCCAATTCAATGAATTGCCTAACAGAGGTTTTAGGACTTGCGCTGCCGGGAAATGGGACGATTCCGGCAGTTTTTTCTAGTAGGAGGGCTTTGGCAACAAAAAGTGGAGAAAAAATAATGGAGTTAGTAGCTAAAGATATTAAACCTTTGGATATATTCACCGAAAAAACTGTAGAAAACGCCTTTACTCTAGACATGGCTCTAGGTTGTTCTACCAACACGGCTTTACATTTACCGGCAATCGTTCACGAAGCAGGAATCGACTTTGACATAGATATTATTAACAAAATTAGTTCAAAAACTCCACACCTATGTAGTTTAACACCTGCAGGAATTCATCACATTGAAGATTTACACTACGCTGGAGGTGTTCCTGCTGTACTTAAGGAATTGTCCAAAAAGAATTTGCTCCATCTAGATTGTTTGACCGTAACAGGGAAAACCTTAGGTGAAAACCTTAAAACCGTTAGTTATGTCAATCATGAAGTGATAAGGCCGATAGATAATCCGTATCATAAAGACGGAGGATTAGCTGTTTTGAAAGGTAACATAGCTCCCAATGGGGCAATTGTTAAACAAATAGCTGTATCGGTTGAGATGTTGGTACATGAAGGACCTGCAAAGGTCTTCAACAAAGAAGAAGAAGCTATCAAAGCTATTTATGGGGGAAAAATTAAAGAAGGAGATGTAGTAGTTATCCTATACGAAGGTCCAAAGGGAGGACCAGGTATGAGAGAGATGTTAGCACCTACTTCTGCATTAGCTGGTATGGGATTGGATAAGAAGGTTGCCCTGATCACCGATGGTAGATTCTCAGGAGCAACACGCGGTTCTGCAATAGGTCATGTATCCCCCGAAGCTGCAGCAGGAGGGCCAATAGGGGTTGTAAGGGATGGGGATATAGTATCGATAAACATACCAGAAAAGACTCTAAATTTAAAAATCTCAGAAGAAGAATTACAAGCAAGATTAAATACTTTTAAACCGCTACTTCCAAAAACAAATGGGTATTTAGATAGGTACAGCAGGTTTGTACAATCAGCGGATAAAGGGGCGTTTTTAGAATAA
- the ilvN gene encoding acetolactate synthase small subunit — protein sequence MRHILSVTVNNQPAVLARISGLFSRRNFNILSLNVGETELPEYSRMTIVVQGNTDTLEQVKKQLYKLIDVIKITELNQSNMIERDMAIIKVNCGKNQRSQVIQAVDVFRGKVVDFSLDTITVEITGDENKINAFIEIMKDFGIKEVVRTGIVALDREMNNNVLTNS from the coding sequence ATGAGACACATCTTATCAGTAACAGTGAATAATCAACCTGCAGTTTTGGCAAGAATATCTGGTCTATTCAGTAGGAGAAATTTTAACATACTGAGTTTAAATGTAGGGGAGACAGAATTACCGGAGTATTCGCGGATGACGATAGTTGTCCAAGGAAACACCGATACATTAGAACAAGTGAAAAAACAGCTTTACAAACTGATAGATGTTATAAAGATCACTGAATTGAATCAAAGCAATATGATAGAGAGGGATATGGCGATAATTAAGGTAAATTGTGGAAAAAATCAAAGAAGCCAAGTTATTCAGGCGGTCGACGTTTTTAGGGGTAAGGTTGTCGATTTTTCCCTTGACACAATAACAGTTGAAATTACGGGGGATGAAAATAAAATAAATGCCTTTATCGAAATAATGAAGGATTTTGGCATTAAAGAAGTCGTGAGAACAGGGATTGTAGCTTTAGATAGAGAAATGAACAACAACGTTTTGACAAATTCATAA
- a CDS encoding flagellar basal body-associated FliL family protein, translating to MADQNNSENKNENKLEYESLINQEEKKPPQNRERLIIITTIIAIIVLGIVIIFSLLFFGGKYNVTINYEIVASGGLQEPYKEIKVQLIGANTYEASFPVGESIELTSIEEGTYQLNIMAVDDTGLAYYYYNNPEFFVNENKTLNDIKLKKSSLKYQVDYRWVNNDLYITLPQDYEQYLIYRRNSSGIYEPFRTSNQNTIILSSVPSEGVDLKFAVVKNNMVYDFSENYSFQKNSSPNSPIILSPSANQLLTEPNVYFVWQAEDPEGDSLVFDLYLTPDSEQEQLIAENINTYFYQFNSLEMGKNYTLRIVAKDKKGGESTSQIRFSTGVVPQEKVYLYSPSGEMGVTIYEVTNPSNPQEIATIDAPGNVTDVINHDNYLYILRNIEGLSIAEISDPNSPTLLENLNLEGINGIKIANGYLYARFENGQVSVYSIKDNPRNPEFLGYTDIKFYGALEPEIRYIQTQQDLKVEIIKGEYPVRINLNNRVFVTEYSLLVANTEIKKTVENSFSQVFDTLRLIFSTYKPEDFRSNEKISEIENKLLSALNELFNTNTTNGIKEVNLDVSRVE from the coding sequence ATGGCTGATCAGAACAATTCAGAAAATAAGAATGAAAATAAATTAGAGTACGAAAGTTTAATTAACCAAGAAGAAAAGAAACCACCACAAAACAGGGAGAGATTAATTATAATTACAACTATTATTGCAATAATTGTATTAGGTATTGTGATCATATTTTCTCTGTTGTTTTTTGGTGGAAAGTATAATGTAACGATCAACTACGAAATAGTTGCGTCAGGAGGTCTGCAAGAACCTTACAAAGAAATAAAAGTTCAATTGATTGGAGCCAATACTTACGAAGCATCTTTTCCCGTTGGAGAAAGTATAGAATTAACGTCCATAGAAGAAGGAACTTATCAACTAAATATCATGGCAGTTGATGATACGGGGCTCGCCTACTACTACTATAACAACCCAGAATTCTTTGTGAACGAAAATAAAACACTAAACGACATAAAACTAAAAAAATCATCTTTGAAATATCAGGTAGATTATAGGTGGGTTAATAACGATTTGTACATAACCCTTCCACAAGACTATGAACAATATTTAATTTATAGAAGAAATAGTTCTGGAATTTATGAACCTTTTAGGACATCCAACCAAAATACTATTATTTTAAGTTCTGTACCTTCTGAAGGAGTGGATCTAAAATTTGCTGTTGTTAAAAATAACATGGTTTATGATTTCTCTGAAAACTATTCTTTTCAAAAAAACAGTTCTCCAAATAGCCCTATAATCTTATCTCCATCTGCAAATCAACTATTAACCGAACCAAATGTATACTTCGTATGGCAAGCGGAAGACCCTGAAGGAGATTCTTTGGTCTTTGACTTATATTTAACCCCCGACTCAGAACAAGAACAACTCATAGCTGAAAATATCAATACCTATTTTTATCAATTTAATTCCTTGGAAATGGGAAAAAATTACACCTTAAGAATTGTTGCAAAGGATAAAAAAGGTGGAGAATCTACTTCTCAAATAAGATTTTCTACTGGAGTCGTACCTCAAGAAAAAGTCTACCTTTACTCTCCAAGTGGTGAAATGGGAGTAACGATATATGAAGTTACAAATCCAAGTAATCCTCAAGAAATCGCTACAATAGACGCGCCAGGAAACGTCACAGATGTAATTAATCACGATAATTATCTTTATATATTGAGAAATATTGAAGGATTAAGCATCGCAGAAATAAGCGATCCTAATTCTCCAACACTGTTAGAAAACTTGAATTTAGAAGGTATTAACGGTATTAAAATCGCCAATGGCTATTTATATGCTAGATTTGAAAACGGACAAGTTAGTGTCTACTCTATTAAAGATAATCCACGTAATCCTGAATTTCTCGGATACACTGACATTAAGTTCTATGGAGCGTTAGAACCTGAAATCAGGTACATTCAAACCCAGCAAGACTTAAAAGTCGAAATTATAAAAGGCGAGTACCCGGTTAGAATTAACCTCAACAACCGTGTTTTTGTTACGGAATATTCCTTATTAGTAGCCAACACAGAAATAAAAAAAACTGTGGAAAATTCCTTTTCGCAAGTGTTTGATACTCTTAGACTCATATTCTCAACTTATAAGCCTGAAGATTTTAGAAGTAATGAAAAAATCTCCGAAATTGAGAACAAATTGCTTTCAGCCTTAAATGAATTGTTTAATACAAACACCACTAACGGTATAAAAGAAGTAAATTTAGATGTTTCTAGAGTGGAATGA